The following coding sequences lie in one Hoplias malabaricus isolate fHopMal1 chromosome 14, fHopMal1.hap1, whole genome shotgun sequence genomic window:
- the LOC136666092 gene encoding guanylate-binding protein 1-like isoform X2, with translation MAFGDTTIKMSAPICLINNTKDGGLVVCEEAMKILDQITQPVVVVAVVGLYRTGKSYLMNRLAQAQTGFPLGNTIESKTKGIWMWCVPHPQKKDHTLVLLDTEGLGDVDKGDEKHDVWIFCMAVLLSSTLVYNSLGTIDNTALEKLHYVAKLTENIKLKSNTQNGEETYNTSTEFMRVFPSFIWTVRDFILRLELNGKPITADEYLENALKLKPGDSLNEIRNKTRSCVREFFAVRKCFVFERPANSKKMMNMESLTDADLEEDFVKEANTFCSYIYSNSNPKTLRGGLGVTGRMLVTLAQTYVDAINSGQFLSLDNAIESLTQIQNSRAITEAVDFYRSEMTKKVKFPTMTQQELSDIHSVVEKEAISVFIRGSFNDLDQKYQKELKTHLDHEYEKQVTQNKEESLKLSQSVISRVFGPLNEQIRVGTYQRPGGHSDFCRALEAAVQQYNLEKGLGLMSEEVLKTCLSEKNEVGRNILATDRSLTEALQRKKDEELRREALERQNRYLEEQRKIQEQRIRDQQRAQQEYAEQLRKKTEEENARRRAEMQRRIAAEHEEQMRIMEQRRQEEIRMMQMEMYRIQQQNHNNDPCVIL, from the exons ATGGCGTTTGGAGATACTACAATTAAAATGTCTGCACCAATATGTCTCATCAATAACACGAAAGATGGAGGGCTGGTGGTGTGTGAAGAAGCGATGAAGATCCTGGATCAGATCACTCAgcctgtggtggtggtggcagTGGTGGGTCTGTACCGAACTGGAAAGTCCTACCTCATGAACCGACTGGCACAAGCACAGACAG gTTTTCCTCTGGGCAACACTATTGAGTCTAAGACAAAGGGAATCTGGATGTGGTGTGTGCCTCACCCTCAGAAAAAAGACCACACTCTGGTGCTGCTGGACACTGAGGGGCTAGGGGATGTGGACAAG GGAGATGAGAAGCATGATGTCTGGATCTTCTGTATGGCTGTTCTCCTCAGCAGCACTCTGGTCTACAACAGCTTAGGAACGATTGATAACACagcactggagaaactaca CTATGTGGCAAAACTGACAGAGAATATTAAATTAAAGTCAAACACCCagaatggtgaagaaacatACAACACATCCACAGAGTTCATGAGAGTCTTTCCCTCCTTCATTTGGACGGTGAGAGACTTCATTCTGCGGCTGGAGCTGAACGGAAAACCCATCACTGCTGATGAGTACCTGGAGAACGCTCTCAAACTCAAACCag GAGACAGCCTAAATGAGATAAGGAACAAGACGAGGAGCTGTGTGCGAGAGTTCTTTGCTGTTCgtaagtgttttgtgtttgagcGACCAGCGAATTCAAAGAAGATGATGAATATGGAGAGTCTGACCGACGCTGACCTGGAAGAGGACTTTGTGAAGGAGGCGAACACTTTCTGTTCATATATTTACAGCAACTCTAACCCTAAAACCCTGAGGGGAGGCCTGGGAGTCACCGGGAGAA tgttggtcactctggctCAGACGTACGTGGACGCGATCAACAGTGGTCAGTTTCTGTCTCTGGATAATGCCATTGAGTCTTTGACTCAGATTCAGAACAGTCGAGCAATAACTGAAGCCGTAGACTTTTACCGCAGTGAAATGACCAAAAAAGTCAAGTTCCCCACGATGACTCAGCAGGAGCTTTCTGACATCCACTCAGTCGTAGAGAAGGAGGCCATCAGTGTCTTCATCAGAGGGTCCTTCAATGATCTGGATCAGAAATACCAGAAGGAGCTGAAG ACACATCTGGATCACGAATATGAGAAGCAGGTTACACAAAATAAGGAAGAATCACTTAAGCTGAGCCAGAGTGTTATCTCTCGAGTGTTTGGACCCCTGAATGAGCAGATCCGAGTGGGGACTTACCAGCGGCCAGGAGGGCACTCAGACTTCTGCAGAGCCCTGGAGGCAGCAGTTCAACAGTACAATCTGGAGAAAGGACTAGGACTTATG AGTGAAGAGGTTTTGAAAACCTGTCTGTCAGAGAAGAATGAAGTTGGACGCAATATTCTGGCTACTGACCGCTCCCTAACTGAAGCCCTGCAAAGGAAAAAGG ACGAAGAACTCAGGAGAGAAGCTCTGGAGCGTCAGAATAGATACCTAGAAGAACAGAGGAAAATCCAGGAACAGCGGATTCGGGATCAGCAAAGAGCCCAGCAGGAATACGCCgagcagctgaggaagaaaacGGAAGAAGAGAATGCACGCAGGAGGGCAGAGATGCAGAGAAGGATAGCGGCTGAACATGAG gAACAAATGAGGATCATGGAGCAAAGACGCCAGGAGGAAATTCGAATGATGCAGATGGAGATGTACAGAATCCAACAGCAGAATCATAATAACGATCCTTGTGTTATTCTCTAA